A genomic window from Spodoptera frugiperda isolate SF20-4 chromosome 29, AGI-APGP_CSIRO_Sfru_2.0, whole genome shotgun sequence includes:
- the LOC118268561 gene encoding ras suppressor protein 1 has protein sequence MSHQPPVSCIPNTGKMSKAKKVIEEAKENNNPEIDLVDKGLSSLDEIPGLFSLANITRLSVSHNKIQVVPAALANLANLEILNLANNYITELPVSLSSLPKLRILNVSLNRLNGLPRGFGSFPVLEILDLTYNNLNEKNLPGNFFIMDSLRALYLGDNDFEYLPAEIGNLKNLQILSMRENDLIEVPRELGQLARLRELHLQGNRLVVLPPEIGSLDLASNKSVLRLEGNFWVPHIEDQLKLGPSHVLDYLRSETYKVLYSRHMSAKPAPPPQTLDKSKKASRAA, from the exons ATGAGTCATCAACCTCCAGTTTCCTGTATTCCAAACACAGGCAAAATGTCGAAAGctaaaaaagttattgaagaAGCGAAGGAAAATAACAATCCTGAAATTGATTTGGTGGACAAAGGACTCTCTAGCTTGGACGAGATACCTGGCTTGT TCAGTCTCGCCAACATAACTCGTCTCTCTGTAAGCCACAACAAGATCCAAGTAGTTCCGGCTGCTCTTGCTAACCTTGCTAACTTGGAGATCCTGAATCTTGCCAACAACTACATCACTGAACTCCCAGTCAGTCTATCTTCTCTACCGAAGCTCCGTATCCTCAACGTTTCTCTGAACAGACTCAATGGCTTACCGAGAGGCTTTGGTTCATTCCCTGTTCTGGAAATCTTGGACCTGACATACAATAATCTGAATGAGAAGAATCTCCCTGGAAACTTCTTTATTAtgg ACAGTCTCCGAGCATTGTACCTCGGTGATAATGACTTTGAATACTTGCCTGCTGAAATTGGTAACCTGAAGAATTTacaaatt CTTTCAATGCGCGAAAACGATTTGATTGAAGTGCCTCGTGAGCTCGGTCAGCTGGCTCGCTTGAGAGAACTGCACCTACAAGGCAACAGGCTAGTTGTGTTACCACCTGAAATTG GATCTCTCGACTTGGCCAGCAACAAATCAGTGTTACGCCTGGAAGGCAACTTCTGGGTGCCACACATCGAGGACCAGCTCAAGTTGGGACCCTCACACGTGCTCGATTATCTGCGCTCTGAGACCTACAAAGT GTTATACAGTCGGCACATGTCAGCCAAGCCGGCCCCACCGCCTCAGACGCTGGACAAGAGCAAGAAAGCTAGCAGAGCGGCCTAG
- the LOC118268262 gene encoding sphingosine-1-phosphate lyase, with amino-acid sequence MSERPQPLKAVNKLFEGKEPWQIVTMTASSVLALVWAHSLYNAKETPTTRLRKEFFRWLRRVPIVRRKIEEKMAEINSDFRKDVTKRLAGVTVRRELPEHGLDSEQVMEEVRDHVALGSYDWQGGSVSGAVYHVSKEISQVACDAYSLTAYTNPLHADVFPGINKMEAEIVRMAINLFHGDDECCGTVTTGGTESIIMACKAFRDLAYSKGITNPQIVVPTTVHTAFDKAAQYLGLSVKTVPVNPETMTVDIEKVKKAIGRRTCLIVGSAPNYPYGTMDDIIALSNIALENDVPLHVDACLGGFVAAFMPDAGHNVPVFDFRLPGVSSISADTHKYGFAPKGTSVVLYRKEEYRHHQYTVTTEWPGGVYGSPTVNGSRAGGLIAACWATMMYVGKARYVSMTDEIIKTARHIEAELRKIPGLFVFGKPATSVIAFGSKQFDIFKMGELLHKKGWSLNALQFPSGIHICVTHAHTQPGVADRFLQDMRDVARECLANSKEPVEGKMAIYGVAQEISDRSLVSDITKYFIDSMYYLPKADD; translated from the exons ATGAGTGAGCGACCACAGCCTCTGAAGGCCGTCAACAAGCTCTTTGAGGGCAAAGAGCCATGGCAGATAGTGACCATGACCGCATCCTCAGTGCTCGCTCTTGTGTGGGCACATAGCTTGTACAATGCCAAAGAAA CTCCCACAACGCGTCTTCGCAAGGAATTCTTCAGATGGCTCCGTCGGGTGCCCATAGTGAGGAGGAAGATTGAGGAAAAGATGGCAGAAATCAACAGTGACTTCCGAAAGGATGTGACCAAGAGGTTAGCTGGTGTGACGGTGAGGAGGGAGCTGCCTGAGCATGGGCTGGACTCCGAACAGGTGATGGAGGAAGTCAGGGATCATGTGGCGCTAG GTTCCTACGACTGGCAAGGGGGTAGCGTATCAGGCGCGGTGTACCACGTAAGCAAAGAGATCAGCCAAGTGGCGTGCGATGCCTACAGCCTGACTGCTTACACCAACCCCCTACACGCCGACGTGTTCCCTGGCATCAACAAGATGGAGGCTGAAATAGTCAGGATGGCCATCAACCTGTTCCACGGAGACGATGAATGCTGTGGTACG GTAACAACAGGCGGCACAGAATCAATAATAATGGCCTGTAAAGCATTCAGGGACCTTGCTTACAGTAAGGGTATAACCAACCCTCAAATCGTAGTGCCGACTACAGTGCATACAGCCTTCGACAAGGCGGCCCAGTACTTAGGACTGTCTGTGAAGACCGTACCAGTGAACCCAGAAACTATGACTGTGGATATTGAGAAGGTTAAAAAGGCTATTGGGAGAAGGACTTGTTTG ATCGTAGGCTCAGCTCCGAACTACCCCTACGGTACAATGGATGACATCATTGCCTTATCGAATATCGCACTCGAGAACGACGTGCCACTCCACGTAGACGCCTGCCTCGGAGGCTTTGTGGCCGCCTTCATGCCTGACGCCGGGCATAACGTACCCGTCTTCGATTTCAGACTGCCCGGAGTCTCTAGTATATCTGCTGATACTCATAAA tACGGGTTTGCACCAAAAGGCACGTCAGTGGTCCTGTACCGCAAGGAGGAGTACAGACACCACCAGTACACCGTCACTACGGAGTGGCCCGGCGGGGTCTACGGCTCGCCCACTGTCAATG GCAGTCGCGCGGGTGGTCTGATAGCGGCGTGCTGGGCGACCATGATGTACGTGGGCAAGGCGCGGTACGTCTCTATGACGGACGAGATCATCAAGACTGCCAGGCATATTGAGGCAGA GTTGCGCAAGATCCCAGGGCTGTTCGTGTTTGGCAAGCCGGCGACATCAGTAATAGCGTTCGGATCGAAACAGTTTGACATATTCAAGATGGGTGAATTACTACACAAGAAGGGGTGGAGCTTAAACGCTTTGCAATTCCCATCTGG TATCCACATCTGCGTGACGCACGCCCACACACAGCCCGGTGTCGCGGACCGGTTCCTGCAAGACATGCGGGACGTCGCCAGGGAATGTCTCGCCAATTCCAAGGAACCCGTCGAGGGGAAG ATGGCGATATACGGCGTAGCTCAAGAGATATCGGACAGGAGTCTGGTGTCAGACATCACGAAGTACTTCATAGACTCCATGTACTACCTACCCAAGGCAGACGACTAG